From a single Nymphaea colorata isolate Beijing-Zhang1983 chromosome 4, ASM883128v2, whole genome shotgun sequence genomic region:
- the LOC116252769 gene encoding CLIP-associated protein isoform X1, giving the protein MEEPLEMVQSKDTKERMAGVERLHGYLENCRRSLSSAEVTSLVDCCLDLLKDSNFRVSQGALQSLASAAVLAGEHLKLHFNALVPAVVERLGDAKQPVRDAARRLLLTLMEVSSPTIIVERAGSYAWTHKSWRVREEFVRTVSSAVGLFASTELTLQRVVLPLVLQLLNDSNNSVREAATLCIEQMYTQVGPQFFDELQRNHLPPAMVKEISARLEKIESKVRPADALSSQFGLPETKPAILPSFTQKKSSPKIKSSVRESSLFGGENDVTEKSIEPVKVFSEKELIREIEKIGATLVPEQDWSVRIAAMQRLEGLVFGGAAEYASFQSLLKQLVGPLSGQLSDRRSSIVKQACHLLSFLSKELLGDFEACAEMFIPVLFKLVVITVLVIAESADTCIKTMLRNCKVARVLPRIADCAKNDRSAVLRARCCEYALLILEYWADAPEIQRSAELYEDLIKCCVADAMSEVRSTARTCYRMFSKTWPERSRRLFLSFDPVVQRIINEEDGGIHRRYASPTLRERGVQQMHGLTQRSAQSNVPGFGTSSIVAMDRSTNLPSGASLLSGSQLLSQAKAAGRGTERSLESVLQASKQQVTAIESMLKGLDFSEKCNLAKRSTSLDLGVDPPSSRDPPFPLAVPASNHLSAQSSALAGSTAAKITKGSLLSGGSILSDLLSSQVTASKDNSKLLYAGNMTTDSLSRTHTAKRVPLSSDRPQERFEDISDVKSNRRFANMQVDRQYLDTPYKDPAYGDVHSSYVPNFQRPLLRKPASGRVSSGRNSIDESHLQIGEMSSCLDGPVTLTEALTEGLSPSSNWSARVSAFRYVHGLLQQGPKGIQEVTQNFEKIIKLFFQHLDDPHHKVAQAAFATLTDMIPVFKKPFESYLERILPHVFSRLIDPKELVRQSCSSTLEMVGSIYGIDSLLPAFLRSLDEQRSPKAKIAVIEFAINSFNTHAMSSDGANCSGLLKLWFAKLAPLVNEKNAKLKEAAITGIISVYTHFDSAAVLNFIVGLSVEEQNAMRRALKQYTPRIEVDLMNLLQNKKERSRSKSLYDQSDVVGTSSEEGYVGTSKKNNFFGRFSAGAIDGNGGRKWSSMHESMFMVTSYNHAPSDELQENYRNHEGISKSELHCSTSSRKTVDTLENKESWSHQLDAKNLNHQTDVESCGVSPSLEVHGNEGAEVLHGGESAANAVNQDKSVVLKDASLLDSGPSIPQLLHQICYGNDENPSESKKEAIQQLVHVSMEKDPSIWTKYFNQILTAVLEVVDDSDPSVRELALSLILEMLNYQKDSIEDSIEIVIEKLLHASRDSIAKVSNEAECCLSVVLSQFDPYRCLSVITPLLVSEDEKALVSCINCLTKLVGRLSQEELMGQLPSFLPALFDAFGSQSADVRKTVVFCLVDIYIVLGKAFLPYLGGLSSTQLRLVTIYANRISQARSGTPINGNQG; this is encoded by the exons ATGGAGGAGCCCTTAGAGATGGTGCAGTCGAAGGACACGAAGGAGCGGATGGCCGGAGTGGAGCGCCTCCACGGCTACCTCGAGAATTGCCGGAGAAGCCTCTCCTCCGCCGAAGTCACCTCCCTCGTCGACTGCTGCCTCGATCTGCTGAAGGACAGCAATTTCAGGGTCAGCCAGGGGGCGCTTCAGTCGCTCGCCTCCGCGGCAGTTCTCGCCGGCGAGCATCTGAAGCTCCATTTCAACGCACTCGTTCCTGCTGTCGTCGAGCGCCTGGGTGATGCGAAGCAGCCCGTTCGAGATGCTGCCCGCAGGCTTCTCCTTACGCTTATGGAG GTTTCTTCACCGACAATAATAGTTGAAAGAGCTGGTAGTTATGCCTGGACACACAAGAGTTGGCGTGTTCGTGAAGAGTTTGTTCGAACAGTTTCTTCTGCAGTTGGCCTATTCGCCTCTACTGAGCTCACTCTTCAGCGTGTCGTACTTCCTCTG GTATTGCAGCTGTTGAATGACTCAAATAACAGTGTAAGAGAAGCTGCCACTTTGTGCATAGAG CAAATGTACACTCAAGTTGGGCCTCAATTTTTTGACGAACTGCAGCGGAATCATCTTCCCCCTGCTATG GTTAAGGAGATAAGTGCAAGACTTGAAAAGATTGAGTCCAAGGTTCGTCCTGCTGATGCTCTTTCCAGCCAATTTGGTTTACCAGAAACAAAGCCTGCAATTCTGCCTTCATTCACTCAGAAGAAAAGCAGTCCAAAAATAAAGAGCTCAGTTCGTGAAAGTTCTCTTTTTGGTG gTGAAAATGATGTTACAGAGAAATCTATTGAGCCAGTTAAGGTTTTCTCTGAGAAAGAATTAATtagagaaattgagaaaatcggTGCTACACTTGTGCCTGAACAAGATTGGTCAGTTAGAATTGCTGCAATGCAGAGACTCGAGGGCCTCGTATTTGGAG GTGCTGCTGAGTACGCCTCATTCCAATCTCTGTTGAAGCAGCTTGTTGGTCCTCTAAGTGGTCAACTTTCTGATAGACGTTCTAGCATTGTGAAGCAG GCATGCCATTTGTTAAGTTTTTTATCAAAGGAACTTTTGGGGGATTTTGAGGCTTGTGCAGAGATGTTTATTCCG GTTCTTTTCAAGCTGGTTGTGATAACAGTGCTTGTTATAGCAGAATCTGCTGACACTTGCATAAAAACG ATGTTGCGCAATTGTAAAGTGGCTCGTGTACTTCCCCGTATTGCAGATTGTGCAAAGAATGACAGGAGTGCAGTTCTTCGTGCTAG GTGTTGTGAGTATGCACTATTGATTCTTGAGTATTGGGCTGATGCACCTGAAATACAGAGGTCAGCAGAACTTTATGAGGATCTTATCAAATGCTGTGTAGCGGATGCCATGAGTGAG GTGAGATCCACTGCAAGAACATGTTACCGAATGTTCTCCAAAACATGGCCTGAACGCTCGAGGCGGTTGTTTTTGAGCTTTGATCCTGTGGTTCAGCGA ATAATcaatgaagaagatggaggcATTCACAGAAGATATGCATCACCTACACTTCGGGAGAGAGGTGTGCAGCAAATGCACGGTCTGACACAGCGATCTGCTCAATCAAATGTTCCTGGTTTTGGGACTTCCTCAATTGTGGCAATGGACCGGAGCACAAATTTACCTTCAGGGGCATCTCTACTCTCTGGCAGTCAGCTTCTGTCACAAGCAAAGGCTGCAGGAAGGGGTACAGAAAGAAGTCTTGAAAGTGTTCTGCAGGCAAGCAAGCAGCAGGTTACGGCTATTGAGAGCATGCTGAAAGGTTTGGATTTCTCGGAGAAGTGTAACCTAGCTAAACGTTCAACAAGTCTTGATCTAG GAGTGGACCCTCCATCATCTCGTGATCCCCCATTTCCATTGGCTGTTCCTGCATCCAATCACTTGTCAGCACAGAGTTCTGCATTGGCTGGTTCAACTGCAGCCAAAATCACTAAAGGTAGTCTTCTCTCTGGTGGTTCAATTTTATCAGATCTTTTATCATCCCAGGTTACAGCTTCTAAAGATAATAGCAAATTATTGTATGCAGGTAATATGACCACAGATTCCCTGTCTCGCACTCACACTGCCAAGAGGGTTCCATTGTCTTCTGATCGACCACAAGAGagatttgaagatatttctGATGTCAAGTCAAATAGGCGTTTTGCTAACATGCAAGTTGATAGGCAGTACCTCGATACACCTTATAAGGATCCAGCTTACGGAGATGTACATAGTAGTTATGTTCCCAATTTCCAGAGGCCTCTTTTGAGAAAGCCTGCTTCAGGAAGGGTTTCAAGTGGTAGAAACAGTATTGATGAAAGTCATCTTCAAATTGGAGAAATGTCTAGCTGCTTGGATGGTCCAGTAACATTGACTGAAGCTCTAACTGAAGGCCTAAGTCCTAGTTCCAACTGGTCAGCCAGGGTTTCTGCTTTTCGTTATGTCCATGGTTTACTGCAACAAGGACCAAAAGGAATACAAGAAGTTACCCAGAACTTTGAGAAAATTATAAAGTTGTTTTTCCAGCACTTGGATGATCCCCATCATAAGGTGGCACAGGCAGCTTTTGCGACGCTCACTGATATGATTCCAGTTTTCAAAAAACCGTTCGAGAGTTATCTTGAGAGGATTTTACCTCATGTTTTCTCCCGGCTTATAGATCCAAAGGAACTTGTAAGGCAGTCTTGTTCATCAACCTTGGAAATGGTTGGGAGCATATATGGAATAGATTCATTGCTTCCTGCATTTCTTCGTTCACTCGATGAGCAGCGATCGCCAAAGGCTAAAATTGCTGTCATTGAATTTGCTATTAACTCCTTCAATACACATGCAATGAGTTCTGATGGTGCTAATTGTAGTGGATTATTAAAGTTGTGGTTTGCTAAGTTGGCACCTcttgttaatgagaaaaatgcAAAGCTTAAAGAAGCAGCCATCACGGGTATTATATCGGTTTATACACACTTTGATTCTGCGgctgttttaaattttattgttgGTTTATCTGTGGAGGAACAAAATGCAATGAGGAGAGCTCTCAAGCAGTACACTCCTAGGATAGAGGTGGACCTTATGAACCTTCtacaaaataagaaagagagatCACGGTCAAAATCTTTATATGACCAGTCAGATGTTGTTGGAACATCTTCCGAAGAAGGCTATGTAGGAacatcaaagaaaaataatttctttGGGAGGTTCTCTGCTGGTGCTATTGATGGTAATGGTGGTAGAAAGTGGAGTTCCATGCATGAATCCATGTTCATGGTAACTTCTTATAATCATGCACCTTCTGATGAACTGCAGGAAAATTACCGGAATCACGAGGGTATTTCAAAGTCTGAATTACATTGTAGCACCTCCAGCAGAAAAACTGTTGATActttagaaaacaaagaatccTGGAGCCACCAATTGGATGCTAAGAACTTAAATCATCAAACAGATGTTGAAAGTTGTGGTGTTTCTCCTAGTTTAGAAGTCCATGGGAATGAAGGGGCAGAAGTTCTTCATGGTGGAGAATCTGCTGCTAATGCAGTAAATCAGGATAAATCTGTTGTACTTAAAGATGCCTCTTTGTTGGATTCTGGCCCTAGCATTCCTCAACTTCTTCAccag ATATGCTATGGAAATGATGAAAATCCATCGGAAAGCAAAAAGGAAGCAATCCAGCAGTTGGTTCATGTTTCCATGGAAAAGGATCCTTCTATATGGACAAAG TATTTCAACCAAATTCTAACTGCAGTACTTGAGGTGGTTGATGATAGTGATCCTTCAGTCAGAGAGCTTGCACTTTCTCTGATTCTTGAGATGCTTAATTACCAG AAAGATTCCATAGAGGATTCTATTGAAATTGTTATTGAGAAGCTGCTCCATGCCTCCAGAGATTCAATTGCAAAG GTTTCAAATGAAGCTGAGTGCTGCTTGTCGGTTGTGTTATCCCAGTTTGACCCATATAGATGTCTTTCT GTCATTACACCATTGTTGGTAAGCGAAGATGAGAAAGCGCTTGTCTCTTGTATTAACTGTTTGACAAAG CTTGTTGGGCGGCTTTCACAGGAGGAGTTAATGGGTCAACTACCATCATTCTTACcggctttgtttgatgcttttgGGAGTCAGAGTGCAGATGTTCGTAAG ACAGTTGTTTTCTGTCTAGTAGATATCTATATTGTACTCGGCAAAGCCTTCTTGCCGTACCTTGGTGGGCTGAGCAGCACCCAACTGCGGCTGGTGACAATCTATGCGAACCGCATTTCTCAGGCAAGGTCGGGAACTCCAATCAATGGTAACCAGGGGTGA
- the LOC116253424 gene encoding uncharacterized protein LOC116253424 isoform X1, whose product MRKSESLLLLCTKIVTLNIINGDYDCTNVFELPPDLFDFLVIHLPPLALEKLHKVLNATGQSLECNGWHDVEDECSKSAHKRARIDDPNNDRSKEISSLNTPYGGQQQTDVPLLHEEISTHRKNIFNETWRALFKSRWPHGIKQITASSEDGEAKYVCNRHSKDWQYVYWETHLQNCIDEVAAVAVLPTFQGNIGAVKISDAILEHIGCRKGQDHSAYDYSTLSYHCQQFGCYARYLKLQNVFCAPETCVLLRNSKLHQLVFRGIKSKSQVDGICKILNQNKETLISLEFLHCKLSMDVLSDICGSLYTESAHSIMCLSIKSSGILFDQVCHSPTGFLSFLASRRSFCSLDVSHSGLEPTFARMILDTLISSSSNISALELSDNRISGWLAPHAAAGSASVCSNSNNCLRLLQVLNLRGNGLGREDAEDLKSTFMYMPNLKRLDISDNPLEDDGVWALVSYFTEHPEFSVDDMNMENCGISGVGVVGILDGLSTLGKPFRSLSIAHNSLGRSMAVPLSTFLSKCRVQRLNIEATGLGPSGFDDLEKALPSGLALEYLNISKNRGRLSTALFLSKLLVHSPGLVEVDAGYNFMPIESVSIIHAALKASKGKLKRVDLTGNMHLFKSPVISVLDEFHHEGEPIVVLSLSLTSMTPHDDDP is encoded by the exons CCGACTTATTTGACTTCTTAGTGATTCACCTGCCGCCACTTGCTTTAGAAAAGTTGCATAAGGTTTTGAATGCAACTGGACA GTCACTGGAATGTAATGGCTGGCATGATGTTGAGGATGAATGTTCTAAATCTGCTCATAAACGTGCAAGAATTGATGATCCTAACAATGATCGGAGTAAGGAGATCTCATCACTTAATACACCTTATGGGGGACAACAGCAAACTGATGTCCCTTTATTGCATGAAGAGATCTCAACTCACAGGAAAAACATTTTCAATGAAACTTGGAGGGCACTATTCAAATCACGGTGGCCTCATGGTATTAAGCAAATAACTGCATCCAGTGAAGATGGAGAAGCAAAATATGTTTGCAACAGACATAGTAAAGATTGGCAATATGTGTATTGGGAAACTCACTTACAGAA TTGCATTGATGAAGTTGCAGCTGTGGCAGTTCTTCCTACTTTTCAAGGGAACATTGGTGCTGTGAAAATATCGG ATGCTATCTTGGAGCATATTGGATGCAGAAAAGGACAAGATCATTCAGCGTATGACTATTCAACGTTATCTTATCATTGCCAACAATTTGGATGCTATGCTAG GTATTTGAAGCTTCAGAATGTTTTTTGTGCTCCTGAAACCTGT GTTTTGCTTAGAAATAGCAAGCTACATCAACTTGTTTTTCGAGGAATTAAATCAAAAAGTCAA GTTGATGgaatttgcaaaattttgaaccagaaCAAGGAGACGTTGATATCTCTTGAGTTCTTACACTGCAAGTTGTCAATGGATGTGCTGAGTGATATTTGCGGTTCTTTATATACTGAGTCGGCACATAGTATCATGTGCTTATCAATCAAATCATCCGGCATTTTATTTGACCAAGTGTGTCACTCTCCAACCGGATTTTTATCCTTCCTTGCATCTAGAAG GTCATTTTGTTCACTTGATGTGTCTCATAGTGGCTTGGAACCAACTTTTGCAAGAATGATTCTTGATACTCTGATCAGTTCATCATCCAATATTTCTGCTCTAGAGCTGTCTGATAACAGA ATTTCTGGTTGGCTTGCTCCGCATGCTGCTGCAGGTTCTGCTTCAGTCTGTTCCAATTCAAATAACTGTTTAAGATTGCTGCAGGTTCTAAATTTAAg GGGAAATGGTCTTGGCAGGGAGGATGCAGAGGATCTCAAGTCTACCTTTATGTATATGCCAAACTTAAAACGTTTAGACATAAGCGACAATCCACTTGAGGATGATGGTGTCTG GGCTTTGGTGTCGTACTTCACAGAGCATCCTGAGTTTTCCGTGGATGATATGAACATGGAAAATTGTGGAATTTCAGGTGTTGGAGTGGTTGGAATTTTAGATGGTTTATCAACGCTCGGAAAGCCATTTAGATCCTTGTCAATAGCCCATAATAGTCTTGGACG ATCTATGGCTGTTCCCTTGTCAACCTTTCTATCAAAATGTCGTGTTCAAAGGCTTAATATTGAAGCTACTGGATTAGGACCATCTGGTTTTGACGACCTGGAGAAAGCATTGCCAAGTGGTTTGGCGCTAGAGTATCTGAACATAAG TAAAAACCGTGGTAGACTAAGCACTGCATTGTTTCTCTCCAAACTCCTTGTACATTCCCCTGGACTTGTGGAGGTTGATGCTGGATACAATTTTATGCCTATAGAATCTGTATCTATCATACATGCTGCCCTAAAAGCTTCAAAAG GGAAACTGAAGCGGGTTGACCTGACGGGTAACATGCATTTATTCAAGTCGCCTGTTATTTCTGTTCTTGATGAGTTCCATCATGAAGGAGAACCAATTGTGGTTCTTTCGTTGTCACTAACTTCTATGACTCCTCATGATGATGACCCTTAG
- the LOC116253424 gene encoding uncharacterized protein LOC116253424 isoform X3: MEKQNMFATDIVKIGNMCIGKLTYRNSCIDEVAAVAVLPTFQGNIGAVKISDAILEHIGCRKGQDHSAYDYSTLSYHCQQFGCYARYLKLQNVFCAPETCVLLRNSKLHQLVFRGIKSKSQVDGICKILNQNKETLISLEFLHCKLSMDVLSDICGSLYTESAHSIMCLSIKSSGILFDQVCHSPTGFLSFLASRRSFCSLDVSHSGLEPTFARMILDTLISSSSNISALELSDNRISGWLAPHAAAGSASVCSNSNNCLRLLQVLNLRGNGLGREDAEDLKSTFMYMPNLKRLDISDNPLEDDGVWALVSYFTEHPEFSVDDMNMENCGISGVGVVGILDGLSTLGKPFRSLSIAHNSLGRSMAVPLSTFLSKCRVQRLNIEATGLGPSGFDDLEKALPSGLALEYLNISKNRGRLSTALFLSKLLVHSPGLVEVDAGYNFMPIESVSIIHAALKASKGKLKRVDLTGNMHLFKSPVISVLDEFHHEGEPIVVLSLSLTSMTPHDDDP, translated from the exons ATGGAGAAGCAAAATATGTTTGCAACAGACATAGTAAAGATTGGCAATATGTGTATTGGGAAACTCACTTACAGAA ACAGTTGCATTGATGAAGTTGCAGCTGTGGCAGTTCTTCCTACTTTTCAAGGGAACATTGGTGCTGTGAAAATATCGG ATGCTATCTTGGAGCATATTGGATGCAGAAAAGGACAAGATCATTCAGCGTATGACTATTCAACGTTATCTTATCATTGCCAACAATTTGGATGCTATGCTAG GTATTTGAAGCTTCAGAATGTTTTTTGTGCTCCTGAAACCTGT GTTTTGCTTAGAAATAGCAAGCTACATCAACTTGTTTTTCGAGGAATTAAATCAAAAAGTCAA GTTGATGgaatttgcaaaattttgaaccagaaCAAGGAGACGTTGATATCTCTTGAGTTCTTACACTGCAAGTTGTCAATGGATGTGCTGAGTGATATTTGCGGTTCTTTATATACTGAGTCGGCACATAGTATCATGTGCTTATCAATCAAATCATCCGGCATTTTATTTGACCAAGTGTGTCACTCTCCAACCGGATTTTTATCCTTCCTTGCATCTAGAAG GTCATTTTGTTCACTTGATGTGTCTCATAGTGGCTTGGAACCAACTTTTGCAAGAATGATTCTTGATACTCTGATCAGTTCATCATCCAATATTTCTGCTCTAGAGCTGTCTGATAACAGA ATTTCTGGTTGGCTTGCTCCGCATGCTGCTGCAGGTTCTGCTTCAGTCTGTTCCAATTCAAATAACTGTTTAAGATTGCTGCAGGTTCTAAATTTAAg GGGAAATGGTCTTGGCAGGGAGGATGCAGAGGATCTCAAGTCTACCTTTATGTATATGCCAAACTTAAAACGTTTAGACATAAGCGACAATCCACTTGAGGATGATGGTGTCTG GGCTTTGGTGTCGTACTTCACAGAGCATCCTGAGTTTTCCGTGGATGATATGAACATGGAAAATTGTGGAATTTCAGGTGTTGGAGTGGTTGGAATTTTAGATGGTTTATCAACGCTCGGAAAGCCATTTAGATCCTTGTCAATAGCCCATAATAGTCTTGGACG ATCTATGGCTGTTCCCTTGTCAACCTTTCTATCAAAATGTCGTGTTCAAAGGCTTAATATTGAAGCTACTGGATTAGGACCATCTGGTTTTGACGACCTGGAGAAAGCATTGCCAAGTGGTTTGGCGCTAGAGTATCTGAACATAAG TAAAAACCGTGGTAGACTAAGCACTGCATTGTTTCTCTCCAAACTCCTTGTACATTCCCCTGGACTTGTGGAGGTTGATGCTGGATACAATTTTATGCCTATAGAATCTGTATCTATCATACATGCTGCCCTAAAAGCTTCAAAAG GGAAACTGAAGCGGGTTGACCTGACGGGTAACATGCATTTATTCAAGTCGCCTGTTATTTCTGTTCTTGATGAGTTCCATCATGAAGGAGAACCAATTGTGGTTCTTTCGTTGTCACTAACTTCTATGACTCCTCATGATGATGACCCTTAG
- the LOC116253424 gene encoding uncharacterized protein LOC116253424 isoform X2, protein MRKSESLLLLCTKIVTLNIINGDYDCTNVFELPPDLFDFLVIHLPPLALEKLHKVLNATGQSLECNGWHDVEDECSKSAHKRARIDDPNNDRKISTHRKNIFNETWRALFKSRWPHGIKQITASSEDGEAKYVCNRHSKDWQYVYWETHLQNCIDEVAAVAVLPTFQGNIGAVKISDAILEHIGCRKGQDHSAYDYSTLSYHCQQFGCYARYLKLQNVFCAPETCVLLRNSKLHQLVFRGIKSKSQVDGICKILNQNKETLISLEFLHCKLSMDVLSDICGSLYTESAHSIMCLSIKSSGILFDQVCHSPTGFLSFLASRRSFCSLDVSHSGLEPTFARMILDTLISSSSNISALELSDNRISGWLAPHAAAGSASVCSNSNNCLRLLQVLNLRGNGLGREDAEDLKSTFMYMPNLKRLDISDNPLEDDGVWALVSYFTEHPEFSVDDMNMENCGISGVGVVGILDGLSTLGKPFRSLSIAHNSLGRSMAVPLSTFLSKCRVQRLNIEATGLGPSGFDDLEKALPSGLALEYLNISKNRGRLSTALFLSKLLVHSPGLVEVDAGYNFMPIESVSIIHAALKASKGKLKRVDLTGNMHLFKSPVISVLDEFHHEGEPIVVLSLSLTSMTPHDDDP, encoded by the exons CCGACTTATTTGACTTCTTAGTGATTCACCTGCCGCCACTTGCTTTAGAAAAGTTGCATAAGGTTTTGAATGCAACTGGACA GTCACTGGAATGTAATGGCTGGCATGATGTTGAGGATGAATGTTCTAAATCTGCTCATAAACGTGCAAGAATTGATGATCCTAACAATGATCGGA AGATCTCAACTCACAGGAAAAACATTTTCAATGAAACTTGGAGGGCACTATTCAAATCACGGTGGCCTCATGGTATTAAGCAAATAACTGCATCCAGTGAAGATGGAGAAGCAAAATATGTTTGCAACAGACATAGTAAAGATTGGCAATATGTGTATTGGGAAACTCACTTACAGAA TTGCATTGATGAAGTTGCAGCTGTGGCAGTTCTTCCTACTTTTCAAGGGAACATTGGTGCTGTGAAAATATCGG ATGCTATCTTGGAGCATATTGGATGCAGAAAAGGACAAGATCATTCAGCGTATGACTATTCAACGTTATCTTATCATTGCCAACAATTTGGATGCTATGCTAG GTATTTGAAGCTTCAGAATGTTTTTTGTGCTCCTGAAACCTGT GTTTTGCTTAGAAATAGCAAGCTACATCAACTTGTTTTTCGAGGAATTAAATCAAAAAGTCAA GTTGATGgaatttgcaaaattttgaaccagaaCAAGGAGACGTTGATATCTCTTGAGTTCTTACACTGCAAGTTGTCAATGGATGTGCTGAGTGATATTTGCGGTTCTTTATATACTGAGTCGGCACATAGTATCATGTGCTTATCAATCAAATCATCCGGCATTTTATTTGACCAAGTGTGTCACTCTCCAACCGGATTTTTATCCTTCCTTGCATCTAGAAG GTCATTTTGTTCACTTGATGTGTCTCATAGTGGCTTGGAACCAACTTTTGCAAGAATGATTCTTGATACTCTGATCAGTTCATCATCCAATATTTCTGCTCTAGAGCTGTCTGATAACAGA ATTTCTGGTTGGCTTGCTCCGCATGCTGCTGCAGGTTCTGCTTCAGTCTGTTCCAATTCAAATAACTGTTTAAGATTGCTGCAGGTTCTAAATTTAAg GGGAAATGGTCTTGGCAGGGAGGATGCAGAGGATCTCAAGTCTACCTTTATGTATATGCCAAACTTAAAACGTTTAGACATAAGCGACAATCCACTTGAGGATGATGGTGTCTG GGCTTTGGTGTCGTACTTCACAGAGCATCCTGAGTTTTCCGTGGATGATATGAACATGGAAAATTGTGGAATTTCAGGTGTTGGAGTGGTTGGAATTTTAGATGGTTTATCAACGCTCGGAAAGCCATTTAGATCCTTGTCAATAGCCCATAATAGTCTTGGACG ATCTATGGCTGTTCCCTTGTCAACCTTTCTATCAAAATGTCGTGTTCAAAGGCTTAATATTGAAGCTACTGGATTAGGACCATCTGGTTTTGACGACCTGGAGAAAGCATTGCCAAGTGGTTTGGCGCTAGAGTATCTGAACATAAG TAAAAACCGTGGTAGACTAAGCACTGCATTGTTTCTCTCCAAACTCCTTGTACATTCCCCTGGACTTGTGGAGGTTGATGCTGGATACAATTTTATGCCTATAGAATCTGTATCTATCATACATGCTGCCCTAAAAGCTTCAAAAG GGAAACTGAAGCGGGTTGACCTGACGGGTAACATGCATTTATTCAAGTCGCCTGTTATTTCTGTTCTTGATGAGTTCCATCATGAAGGAGAACCAATTGTGGTTCTTTCGTTGTCACTAACTTCTATGACTCCTCATGATGATGACCCTTAG